AATACCATTTATTGGTTAAAAGTATTTGTTCATAAACTGGGCACTTTTCAACTAACTGTTAGTGAATTTTTTATTAGACTATTGGGCTTATTTAAAGTATATATCCATCAATTGGTAACTTTTTTCACCAATTGTTGGTTAATGCTGTCTCCAATTATTGGGAATTGTTTAAATTTCTGTCCACATATTGGTCATTTGTCCCACCATGTATTGGTAAATGCTGTATCCAATTGTTGGGTTCGTTTAAATTTCTGTACATATACATGGGTAACTTTCCCGCCAAATGTTGGTCAATATTTTAACCATTGTTGTTGgaatattttaaatgaattaCACACATGTTGGGAAAGAAGAGAAACAGTTAATGCagttcattttttattattttatttattgaacTTCACTGTACTGAAAGTACGCTTTAAAAATTTAAGCAACCTCAAAGATAGGAACTTCTTTTGAGAATCAGACTTGGTAGTCAGTAAAACATATGTGAGACTTCGCAAGGATCAAACATAATTTGTGAGAAAAAATGCTTTGTAAATagctcaactttttttttttaacatttgaaCATGACATAACTCACTCTTTCAGCAACGTCTTTCACGCACGTAATCTTATTATTACCGAAGTTTGAGCTTTTGAAACACACGCTTGCTTGTTTTTACTTtctttatggtttttttttcaaaacatgcTTGAAAGCAAATATAGGGTAAGGGTGTCGACCATAAAGGTTTGAAAGATTAAGTAACCCGGCAAAGACCAACCATGTTTTCCCCCTTAGTCAATTAAATTTCTTGACGGTCATACGATTCTAAAAAGGCAAATGTCATGAGCCTTAATTTAAAATCTGCAATGGAACAAGGAATGAATGAAAaggtaaacaacaaaatgtcaaaCAGCCAATGGTCAAGCTGTGAAGCTTTCACGGAAGACTTAGGAAAGTCAAAAAGGCTCTCATGGCTCTTAGAGTTGGACTGTCTTTGTTTGTTGGAAGTCCAGGCTGGCTGAAAATATATACCTCTCAAAGAATTTCCACACACTTGTGCAAAGTTGCTGGTGTTTACAGTCGAGGATGAAGTTGCCTTATGGCAGACATCTACGGCCTTCGGTAGGGATGGTAGCGGAATGCCTTCTTCTCAATAATCACACTGGGAGGTTATAGCACTGATTCACTGTACAGGACAGGCAGGAATGGCAGAGGATGTTTTGTCGTATCAATGTTTTCTTATGTTGGCATGTGCACAATATTCTACGAAAAGTCAAGTTAACAAGAAAATGTACATTGTTaacaaatataaacaatttACTGGAGCAGGACCAATCGGTTGATATGCTGGTGCGGACGGCTAAATTGAACCCTCGCATAAACTGTTCCCCCAAACAAAGAATTGTGGAAGGGGTCAAACTACAGTAGGACAGATTTCCCTAAGACAATGGCACTCTAGAAACTGACCTAtgctggtggtctccctatttattGTCAACAACCTTCCTGTTGGGATGGCAGTAATAATTCATAAAACCAAACACTGCCCTATGGCCGGGGATCACATCCAAGTTATGGTAAACCAGGAAAGAGGCAGTGCCTGGATACACACGCCTCTTCACTTACTCTCCCTAGGTGCAACGTTAACTgaggtgtgatccctggctaaagACAGCCACATAGTCCCTCCCCCTAGATCCGCCAAAAGAATGCGAGATACTAGCTTTCATATAATTTTGCAAGACACTACTCACCAGTTGTACACCAGGCTGTCATTGTTTCCTTTGGCCCAAATCTGACACCAGTCTTCTTCTTGTCGCAGCCACCAAATATCACTGgaatgcaaacaaatttgcataaatGACATGTCATGCAATGTTTTTTGCCCAACTAGTATTACTATTGCAGGAACCATACTCGAAAATTGGGCATGATGGGTATTGACATTGCCCAACTTTTATTGAAAGAAATATCCCACTCAAACACTGGGCATACGCATATTACAACAGTCTAACTAATGAAAGAAACTAGGCCTTTTGCTTAAAAGTTGAACGTTAGTAGATGTGACGTTGCTCAAAGGTTGGATAGCCAGGCTTAACTTATGGCAAGTTGTCTGCTGGAAATtgtaacaaatttttaaaaagcaaacaaCCAAAAGCAAAAGGAAGACAgttgaaaaaaacaacccaCACATACACATACAAACGAACCAAAaatccaacaaacaaacaaacaaacaagcataaAACGACACACCATATTTTTAACAACCAATTTgcaaaaaaaggtttttgttttgacttttaTCTTTAACGTTATCCCTATGGGCTAGGCCTACTCGACTCTCGAGTTAATGTCAGTGTTACACACGCTATGTATGGTTGTGCGCACCAAGTTTAACgtttttatttctaaataaaaGCGTATGTGAGCTATGGTTTTATCATCTCCATTGTATTCATTGTGAGAATTACCTGAGAATCGTTTGTGCAGCTCGTCGAGCCCCCATTCACGAAGAATCTCTTCAAGCGTGTTACCACTCCGCCATGATTGCTCACAAGTTCTCCACGACATTCTCGATGTATTTTGTGTCTGAATTGTAGcccgaacatctgacgtcacacttcgaggccaATCTAGTCTGATTGTTAGTTTTTAAGTGCCCTCAATCATGTCAAAGTAACCAAACCAACTAGTGGGCTTATTGCTGATTTTATACCCAACATCTAGTATGGCGACTGAAGCAAGCACCATGTACCCTTTTGTTGGGTAAAGATTACCAAACTTTAATGACTCAATTTCGTACGAACATTGGCAAAGCCTAACATTTACCCAACAGCAAATTTTACCcataaatgtgtttaaaaaatgatcaaaaTAGTGTGAATATAGTTTTACCCAAAACCCGATTACCCATTTTTTACAGTGATAGTTTCTACATAGTCTCTAATTTATATTTTGGaataagtgttttttcttttcttttctgcaGTGGTAGAAGTTTATCCTTGTAGTCGATGCTCTTAGAACTTTCCCTCCTAAATTTGTTTCTGAACttcctattttgttttaaacatgtgTCTTTCACTGTTCAACTCCCcagttcttctttttttctcttttcaaagTTTATGTTATCATAGTCCTTTTTAGaagtaaaaaaatgcaaaaaatacaaaaaaaatgtagtgCTCCTTCGTAGTGCATCTTTTCTGGTACAACGTCCCTACCTATTAGATCTTTATTAGTGTGATTTCGACTAGACACATtactgtttgttttggtttacagCTTAGATCACTGTAAAAATGAATGCACTGTTTTTATATTGGCCgtttgtatgttttattgtgTTTGAGTGGTTGAGGTTTGAGAGAAGGAATGTAATATTTAATTaatagaaaaaataaaataaggcaGGAAAAAGTAAATTCGTTGTCGTTTCATTCTATGATTTTTGGGAACTTTTTCATCCAAACAATTTTAGATGCTTTGTCCTGTGTCAACAAAACTAAATCTTGAATTTGTGTGTTTGGAGTCGGAGGTTGGGGTGAGGGGTTTGTCAGGTTTCGGTTATTCTCCATTTTAACTTGACCAGACCAATATAGTGTTTATACACCGTAGTGTGTTCATCGTTGGCCATAAATAATTGACAAACAGAACATTTGAGCTTTTCagaatgtttttctttatttcttctttgtttattataatttcatgataattttgttttttacaattctTATATGATCTGGACTTCACTTGATTATACAATAGGATATAAAAAGGCAAAACGGAATGTATATTGAGCAGAGTGGTTTAAGTTCTAACTTACAAACAATACAATAAGTTTTATTAtttgtcaaaatgaaaatgaaaactaTTCCGgaaattttaatgaaaaatattgGTATACTAGTGACTCAACTCTGATTTACAAAAACTTTTAAGTGAATCTGGTCACGCGCCCTCTTCTTGGGCCCATTTTCTTATTCATTATCCGACACTTGAATTCCTCAATCTCCTTAACCACTACGTCCACTGTTGGTCGATCATGAGGCATCCTTCTCTGACACTTCTCACACAAGTCACGAAAGAAAGACAACTTCTCAATGTTTTTGTAGGAGACAAGAAGAAACAAGTGTCCCAAACTAAAGACGTCGCTTTTGATACCTCGTTTGCAGACGCCCTCTATCACCTCCGGTGGTATATGTGGGCAGTTTTTGTAGCACCACGCCTTTCTTGCAGAGGTCCACATGAATTCAGGAGATGGACTGTCAATCCGATCGGCAATTCCTAGGTCGACTACTTTCGCTGTACACTTATTGGAGTTATTGCTATCATACCATACCACAATGTTTCCAACGTGGAGGTCATTGTGAGACCATCCAGCCTCATGTAAGGCAAGAACTCCTCTTGAAATATCAAGACATATCTGGATCCAATCCAAGGTCTCCAAGTTGGCAGGAGTCTCGGACAGAAAAGAGTGTAGGTTACTTGATTTCTTAGTGACTGGATCTCCCACAAACTCAAGGGCGAACGATTCATGATCAATGATGCCCCACACCTTGGGGATTTCCTTGCAATGTTGGACTGCCAGCATGACTCTGATTTCGTTTACCATATCATTGTATTTCACAGTGCCTGTGGCTAGAATTTTTTTGACAGCAACTAGAGTACCGTCTGAtatcttcttcttcaagaataCTTCTCCATTAACCCCCTTCCCAAGACAGGTTGGTTTACCTTGTGTCATCACGTCCTCTAACTCGATTTCATGAAGAACTGGGATGAACGAACATACAGCAGGTAGAGGGACAGCTGTGAAGAAAAATTGGTCTATTTCTTGGGCAAGAAATGGGTCTATTTCTTCAGCAAGAGTTACTTCGGGATGAGTTTCTACAGGATGTGAAGGTCCCTTCCTCTGAGCTTTGAAATCAATCTCTGGAAGAGTTTGGGTTTCATGCACAAGCCTcctaaagaaaaagaaaaataatggaATGTTTTTGTTGGGGTTTTGGTTTGAGCGTCTTTTACCAACAAAACTCCATTGTATTAAACAGTTAAGTTACTTCCTACCCCCCCCCTTCTAAAAATAAGGGTTATAGCTGTTTCTGATCGtgtgttcttttgaaagaaaaactgtTTCTTTGGAAGGTGATTCAATCTTGGCCGCACAGCAATCGATTTGCCATTCCACAAAGTGGGAAAAAACTTACCTTTTATTAATAACTTTCGGTGAAATGTTTGCGGCAGGCTTGGGTGGGCGTTTACGGATTCTTGCCCGGAGGGGCGCAGGCCGGAGGGGTGCAGCCGGGTGTGTTGGTAACTGTAGTTGGCACTCGGGATTTGAAGCCCGGTGACCTGTCGGTGTTTGGCATGCGGCGGGGATTGAAGTCTCACCAGCCATTGCTGGCACCATCAGAGGAGGGGCAGCCGATGTGGCCGCAGTCGGTGGAAGGATAGGGGGCATGTTTGGTTGTTCCATTGATTGTCTAGGGGAAGGCTGTCTTGGACGAGTTGAATTGTCCTCTTCATATCCCATAGCTTGCAACCACGGTAACATAGAGCCAGTTTCGCCACTATAAAGAAAGTTGGTGGCAATCTTAGTAAGAACTTTTCATACAGAAACATACTCTGCGACtgaaacttcaaaataattaatttattgaaTGGAAACTTCAATGTATTCACATTTgtcatttttaagaaaacagatgttttgaattatttttgttaatagACCTATGTGTTCGAAATTACAATATTATTCGATGAAGTTGTTGTGGTATTTACCCGATATCTAGCGGTTGTGCCATCATGGCGTCTACCCTTTCCATTACTCCCTCAAATGTTCGTCCTTTTTGCACACTTTGCTGAAACCAAATAAAGAGGAGAGATTTCATTGAAAAGGAGATGAACGCAAAATATGAAGAATTTGTCTTAGTTAAAGAAAATGGATTATtaatttgattaatttgttgTCGAGGCTTACCTGTGCGTGCGTTGAACCATCGCCTTCACTCTGAGGTTTGGATTGGTTGACTTCATCCCCAGGCGATAGGGAGCCACTTGGATCCGCGAGTGTAGTTGCAGAGGCAGCATTTTCATCTCTATTGGAGGCTGGAGATGTTCTTTTAGTCTCACTTGTCGAAGGGACGTTGACACTGTTTTTCTCTGCATTTGTTGAAGGGACGTTGACACGTTTATTCTCTGCACTTGTCGAAATAACTTTGACACTTTTATTCTCTGCACTTGTCGAAATGACTTTGACACTTTTATTCTCTGCACTAGTCGAAATGACTTTGACACTTTTAGTCTCTGCACTTGTCGAAATGACGTTGACACTTTTATTCTCTGCACTTGTCGAAATGACTTTGACACTTTTATTCTCTGCACTTGTCGAAGGGACGTTGACACTCCCCTCAAGAAATACTAGCCCAGAGCATTCTTGTT
The sequence above is drawn from the Asterias amurensis chromosome 13, ASM3211899v1 genome and encodes:
- the LOC139946073 gene encoding uncharacterized protein, with protein sequence MITVLKAIETLTSVNYRELYRAWEVYPPGRLVEDTNNNPPPLMPKWHIPDAPGRFPTTRILYRLRRSAEQEDRVLRMKKMRQQIYQDAYCSQVHLDHINLDLEIDINPDIEIATSTTKDEDEQSTSGVSSTSSSQEGLGITGEDEDVARPPSSQDANAIPSDEGRDDETVNDVSELVQEIDDQTLRLRRSAVHEDRVLRMEKMRQQIYQDAYCSQVHLENINLDLEIDINPDIEIATSSSKDEDEQSSSGVSSTSSSQGGLDITGEDEDVARPPSSQDANAIPSDERRDDETVNDVSELFQMINDQQISESETLQALKDAEQKTTSEAPKRPQTPPSGSSNAPSSSRNGAQQECSGLVFLEGSVNVPSTSAENKSVKVISTSAENKSVNVISTSAETKSVKVISTSAENKSVKVISTSAENKSVKVISTSAENKRVNVPSTNAEKNSVNVPSTSETKRTSPASNRDENAASATTLADPSGSLSPGDEVNQSKPQSEGDGSTHAQQSVQKGRTFEGVMERVDAMMAQPLDIGGETGSMLPWLQAMGYEEDNSTRPRQPSPRQSMEQPNMPPILPPTAATSAAPPLMVPAMAGETSIPAACQTPTGHRASNPECQLQLPTHPAAPLRPAPLRARIRKRPPKPAANISPKVINKRRLVHETQTLPEIDFKAQRKGPSHPVETHPEVTLAEEIDPFLAQEIDQFFFTAVPLPAVCSFIPVLHEIELEDVMTQGKPTCLGKGVNGEVFLKKKISDGTLVAVKKILATGTVKYNDMVNEIRVMLAVQHCKEIPKVWGIIDHESFALEFVGDPVTKKSSNLHSFLSETPANLETLDWIQICLDISRGVLALHEAGWSHNDLHVGNIVVWYDSNNSNKCTAKVVDLGIADRIDSPSPEFMWTSARKAWCYKNCPHIPPEVIEGVCKRGIKSDVFSLGHLFLLVSYKNIEKLSFFRDLCEKCQRRMPHDRPTVDVVVKEIEEFKCRIMNKKMGPRRGRVTRFT